GGCAACGGTGTCCGGGTACCCGAAGTGCATGCTCACCACCGACCCGCTGCGCACTTCGGCGAGAACCTTGCGGGTGACGGCGGCGGCGCCAGGCCGGGTGTAGTCGAGCGAGTCGACGTCGTACGACAGCACATGCGGGTAGCCGGCGGCGCGGGCGAGGCCGGCGACCAGCGGGGAGGCGGTCGGCGAGCGGGAGGGGCGGAACCAGGTGCCGATGGAACCGGTGAGCTTCCTCAGCCGGTCCGCGCAGTCGGTGATCTCCTTGCGGGCGTCCGCCTCGGCCATGGTGTTGATGGAGATGTGCCGTTGGGTGTGGTTGCCGAGGTCGTGGCCGCCGTCGAGGATCCGGCGGGCGATGTCGGGGTGTTCGTCCAGCCAGGTGCCGACGGCGAGCACGGTGAGGTGGGCGCCGTGCTTCTCGGCCGTGCCGAGCAGGGAGTGGGCGATGCCGGGATCGCCCTGGCCGTGGAAGGTGAGGGCGACCCAGGGGCGGGTGCGCGGGCCGTGGGTGATCTGGGCGGGCTGCCCGGGGTAGGCCCGCGGGGCGGGGGCCGGCCCGGCGCCGGCCGGGGGGTGGCCGGAGGCGCCGGTGCCGGACGGGGACACGGAAGGGGACTCGGAGTCCGGGGCATGGGGCGGGGAGGCCTGGCCCGCACCGCAACCGGCGGCGAGCGCACCGCCGGCGACGAGCCCCGCTCCCGCGCGCAGCACCCCACGTCGGTTGGTTGTGGTCACCCGCACCATTTAAGGGGCGATAGGTAAGAAAACCGCCGATTGGCCCGAAAGAGGTCTGATTTCGGGTCGCCGTAAGGTCCGGGCCATGCCCTCGCTACCTGTCGGCCACCCGCATCTCGAACCAGGTGGTCTTGCCCCGCGGCAGCAGATCCACGCCCCAGCGGTCGGAGAGCTTGTCGACGAGGAACAGGCCGCGCCCGCTGACGTCCAGTTCCTGCACGGGCATCAGACAGGGCAGGCCGCGCGAGGGGTCGCGGACCTCCACCCGGATCCAGCCGGGGCGGCGGCGCATGCGCAGGCCGAAGACCCGGGCGCCGGTGTGCCGTACGGCGTTGCCGACGAGTTCCGACACGAGTAAGACGGCGTCCTCGGTCAGCTTGGGGGTCAGCCGCCAGGTGCGCAGGACGACGACCTGGGCGAGCCGGCGGGCGGCGGCCGCGGATTCCGGGCGGGACGGCAGCGGCACCTCCAGCTCCG
Above is a genomic segment from Streptomyces fodineus containing:
- a CDS encoding ATP-binding protein, giving the protein MAGLEGIEQPRGHSRAAAARWSPGVEDEQALKALELYGNPAELEVPLPSRPESAAAARRLAQVVVLRTWRLTPKLTEDAVLLVSELVGNAVRHTGARVFGLRMRRRPGWIRVEVRDPSRGLPCLMPVQELDVSGRGLFLVDKLSDRWGVDLLPRGKTTWFEMRVADR
- a CDS encoding polysaccharide deacetylase family protein — protein: MVRVTTTNRRGVLRAGAGLVAGGALAAGCGAGQASPPHAPDSESPSVSPSGTGASGHPPAGAGPAPAPRAYPGQPAQITHGPRTRPWVALTFHGQGDPGIAHSLLGTAEKHGAHLTVLAVGTWLDEHPDIARRILDGGHDLGNHTQRHISINTMAEADARKEITDCADRLRKLTGSIGTWFRPSRSPTASPLVAGLARAAGYPHVLSYDVDSLDYTRPGAAAVTRKVLAEVRSGSVVSMHFGYPDTVAALPDLLHELDRRGLRAVTTTELLS